One genomic segment of Bacteroides caccae includes these proteins:
- the gadC gene encoding putative glutamine/gamma-aminobutyrate antiporter GadC, translating to MANIKNAVKLGVFTLAIMNVTAVVSLRGLPAEAVYGMSSAFYYLFAAIVFLIPTSLVAAELAAMFQDKQGGVFRWVGEAYGKKLGFLAIWVQWIESTIWYPTVLTFGAVSIAFIGMNDVHDMSLANNKYYTLIVVLVIYWLATFISLKGMSWVGKVAKIGGMVGTIIPAALLIILGIIYLATGGQSNMDFHSSFFPDFTNFDNVVLAASIFLFYAGMEMGGIHVKDVENPSKNYPKAVFIGALITVLIFVLGTFALGVIIPAKDINLTQSLLVGFDNYFKYIHASWLSPIIAIALAFGVLAGVLTWVAGPSKGIFAVGKAGYMPPFFQKTNKLGVQKNILFVQGLAVTVLSLLFVVMPSVQSFYQILSQLTVILYLIMYLLMFSGAIALRYKMKKLNRPFRIGKSGNGLMWFVGGLGFCGSLLAFILSFIPPSQISTGSNTVWFSVLIIGAIIVVVAPFIIYASKKPSWVDPNSNFEPFHWEVQAQPATASPSVTKPSTTASGPSSSNSSAPSSGSSASTSTSLGSGDKDKDTPKS from the coding sequence TCCTTACGTGGACTGCCAGCCGAGGCCGTATACGGAATGAGTTCGGCCTTCTACTATCTTTTCGCAGCGATTGTCTTCCTGATCCCGACATCGCTCGTTGCAGCCGAACTGGCGGCAATGTTTCAGGATAAACAGGGTGGTGTATTCCGGTGGGTAGGCGAAGCCTACGGCAAAAAGTTGGGATTCCTCGCTATCTGGGTGCAATGGATTGAAAGTACAATCTGGTATCCGACAGTATTGACATTCGGCGCCGTATCCATTGCCTTCATCGGAATGAATGACGTACACGATATGTCACTGGCAAACAACAAGTATTATACGCTTATCGTAGTGCTTGTCATTTACTGGCTGGCTACTTTCATTTCATTGAAAGGTATGAGCTGGGTCGGTAAGGTTGCCAAAATCGGTGGTATGGTAGGTACAATTATCCCGGCTGCTCTGCTGATTATCCTAGGAATCATTTACCTGGCAACCGGAGGACAGTCCAATATGGATTTCCATAGTAGCTTCTTCCCCGACTTCACAAACTTCGACAATGTCGTTCTCGCTGCTAGTATCTTCTTGTTTTATGCCGGTATGGAAATGGGTGGTATCCACGTAAAAGACGTGGAAAATCCTTCCAAAAACTATCCGAAAGCCGTATTTATCGGTGCACTTATCACAGTTCTCATCTTCGTTTTGGGTACGTTTGCACTAGGTGTTATCATTCCTGCCAAAGACATCAACCTTACCCAAAGTTTGCTTGTTGGCTTTGACAACTACTTTAAATACATCCACGCTTCCTGGTTATCACCGATCATTGCTATTGCTCTGGCATTCGGAGTATTAGCCGGTGTATTGACATGGGTTGCCGGTCCATCAAAAGGTATATTTGCTGTAGGTAAGGCCGGTTATATGCCTCCGTTCTTCCAGAAGACAAACAAACTGGGTGTACAAAAAAATATCCTGTTCGTGCAAGGTCTTGCTGTAACAGTACTGAGCTTACTGTTCGTCGTTATGCCTTCTGTACAGAGTTTTTATCAGATTTTGTCACAGCTGACAGTTATTCTTTACCTTATTATGTACCTATTGATGTTCTCTGGAGCTATCGCATTGCGGTATAAGATGAAGAAACTGAACCGTCCGTTCCGTATCGGTAAGTCCGGTAACGGTTTGATGTGGTTCGTCGGTGGTCTTGGTTTCTGTGGTTCGTTACTTGCCTTCATCCTCAGCTTTATCCCGCCTAGCCAGATTTCAACCGGTAGCAATACCGTTTGGTTCTCTGTATTGATTATCGGTGCAATCATCGTAGTTGTTGCCCCGTTCATCATCTATGCGTCCAAGAAACCGTCTTGGGTAGATCCGAATTCCAATTTCGAACCTTTCCACTGGGAAGTACAGGCTCAACCTGCTACTGCAAGTCCGAGTGTTACCAAGCCAAGCACAACCGCTTCCGGTCCGAGTTCATCAAACAGCTCTGCTCCTTCGAGCGGAAGTTCTGCATCA